From a single Triplophysa rosa linkage group LG1, Trosa_1v2, whole genome shotgun sequence genomic region:
- the sult5a1 gene encoding sulfotransferase family 5A, member 1, translating to MARLDDTETFHNIKFPGHMHTQDSLNYAANFKFQDTDTVIVTYPKSGTTWMQEIITLVLNKGDPALARSQPNWSRAPWLEQYYCPQILQASTGPRIITTHLPYHVLAPALRDSKAKVIYVARNPKDVAVSYYHFHKMANFLPDPGTFSEFLSDFLKGTVHYGSWFDHVKGWTGHAQNFQKFLYIAYEEMWQDLRGSLEKVSRFLQCSLTEEELKSAQKYCSFNSMKDNIMVNYTLIPREIMDHSKGKFMRKGKIGDWKNMFTEEQSDVFDAVYSARMADSSLLMGIL from the exons ATGGCTCGGCTAGATGACACTGAAACCTTTCATAACATCAAGTTTCCAGGGCACATGCACACCCAGGACTCTCTGAATTATGCTGCCAACTTCAAGTTTCAGGACACGGATACTGTAATTGTCACCTACCCAAAATCAG GAACCACGTGGATGCAGGAAATCATCACACTGGTTTTGAATAAAGGAGACCCGGCTTTAGCTCGGTCTCAGCCCAACTGGTCGCGTGCCCCGTGGCTTGAGCAGTACTACTGCCCTCAAATTCTGCAAGCGTCCACAGGACCCCGAATCATTACCACACACCTGCCTTACCACGTACTGGCACCGGCCCTACGAGACTCCAAAGCAAAG GTTATCTATGTGGCCAGAAATCCCAAAGACGTGGCTGTGTCCTATTATCACTTTCACAAGATGGCAAACTTTCTGCCAGACCCGGGCACTTTCTCTGAGTTTCTGAGTGACTTTCTGAAGGGTACAG TGCATTACGGCTCTTGGTTTGATCACGTGAAGGGCTGGACCGGTCACGCGCAGAATTTTCAGAAGTTTCTTTACATCGCATATGAGGAAATGTGGCAG GATCTACGTGGGTCTCTTGAGAAAGTGAGCCGTTTCCTGCAGTGCTCTTTAACCGAGGAAGAGCTGAAAAGTGCTCAAAAATACTGTAGCTTCAATTCCATGAAGGACAACATCATGGTGAACTACACACTTATACCACGAGAGATCATGGACCACAGCAAGGGCAAGTTCATGAGGAAAG GTAAAATTGGAGACTGGAAGAACATGTTCACTGAGGAACAGAGTGACGTCTTTGATGCTGTGTACTCCGCTCGGATGGCAGATTCCTCTCTGCTGATGGGaatactttga
- the hp gene encoding haptoglobin: protein MKWLSVAVLLTGSIACLPNVSLGLDRVRKNVSGLRPKRMTGGSLTAPVPWHAMVYLSENILDGGFAEGALIAERWILTAGRNLFVKKSRNDTRGKEPLIPKVYLGISKRSDAQASAEVAVEKVFLHPGFQNTSDWDNDLALIKLKEPANFSESIMPIPLPETGDNQEEKKGESGIIAGWGWGSLFTTAPILKFLALPIVPCQGKYQAKVLASTPTVTDKQFCTGPSNYQENVCFGDAGGALAFLNPNTNAVYAAGVLSFDKACSVEDHAVYIKISAYLPWIHSVMRGDSHEFAARRASFINRMFSRHFALS from the exons ATGAAGTG GCTGTCTGTGGCTGTGCTGCTCACGGGCTCGATCGCTTGCCTGCCAAATGTGTCTCTGGGTTTGGATCGAGTCAGAAAAAATGTTTCGG GCCTACGACCCAAACGAATGACAGGGGGATCTCTGACCGCACCCGTCCCCTGGCATGCCATGGTGTACCTAAGTGAAAATATACTGGACGGAGGTTTCGCTGAAGGAGCCCTGATAGCCGAGCGCTGGATCTTGACTGCTGGCAGGAAtctatttgtaaaaaaaagtcgAAATGACACAAGAGGAAAAGAGCCGCTCATCCCAAAAGTCTATCTGGGAATCAGCAAGCGCTCTGATGCACAGGCCTCTGCAGAAGTCGCAGTAGAGAAG GTGTTTTTACATCCAGGCTTTCAGAACACATCCGACTGGGACAATGACCTTGCTCTGATCAAACTTAAGGAGCCGGCGAATTTCAGCGAGTCTATAATGCCCATCCCACTGCCTGAGACTGGAGATAACCAGGAAGAGAAAAAAGGAGAGAGTGGCATCATCGCTGGATGGGGCTGGGGGAGTCTTTTTACCACTGCTCCCATACTGAAGTTTCTGGCTCTACCCATCGTGCCGTGCCAGGGAAAATACCAGGCAAAAGTTCTTGCAAGTACACCGACTGTGACTGACAAACAGTTCTGCACCGGACCCAGTAATTATCAAGAAAACGTGTGTTTCGGGGACGCAGGGGGTGCTCTCGCATTCCTCAACCCCAACACCAATGCAGTTTACGCTGCAGGAGTCCTTTCTTTTGACAAGGCCTGTTCTGTAGAAGATCACGCTGTATACATAAAGATCTCTGCTTACCTGCCCTGGATTCACAGTGTCATGAGAGGAGATTCGCATGAATTTGCAGCACGCCGCGCTTCATTCATCAATCGCATGTTTTCCCGACATTTTGCCCTTAGTTGA